A window of Hallerella porci contains these coding sequences:
- a CDS encoding RelA/SpoT family protein produces the protein MATELLQPTQEHIIHVLMKKNPALDEQKLRSAVAFISEAHKGQFRKSGMPYTEHPYEVAKIIAEMKLDTSSVLAGLLHDVVEDTQHSLDVIKTRFGEDTAFMVDAVTKISAAQKQGNKIEQKAETYRKFISAMAKDPRVIMIKIADRLHNMRTLQYMKPEKRKIIAQETLDIYTPLTHRFGLYQFKSELEDLAFKYLNPVEYKRIVDHLLSTKEERERYIKSVVGPLQIKMALEDFDCTIQGRTKNIYSIYGKTLSRGCSLDEIFDIFAIRIVVESISECYLALGYVHNLWTPLQGLFKDYIATPKPNLYQSIHTTVIGPENKMVEVQIRTKDMDLTAEKGFAAHWAYKLETQRSGEELEWLDRLAKLQAEIPDSTEYLNFLRVDLKNEGITVFTPKGDSIELPEGSTVLDFAFAVHTKLGLHCVGARINNDVISATKTVPSGATIQVLSSHNQNPLPEWLEIVKTEKAKQELRRWMRTSIATEAQTLGKELWQRELRVFKIQKPEEQPKPEEICEFFKVKSVEEFYDRLGLGNMELSELAKFIQKMHPEKFSEADPESPVKIFVTDQADESQLPVEVGNESSLLIHFASCCSPIPGEPIMGALMPKQGIEVHRKDCEHLLQIPESRRISMEWNRDSKKEFSVHLKVETDDRKGITAEILDEMNKAKVFIERMSVVSAKKSGRIRLVFRIARRDLLERLMESIRSVSGVREVTRL, from the coding sequence ATGGCAACGGAACTTTTACAACCGACTCAAGAACACATCATCCACGTGCTGATGAAGAAAAATCCTGCTCTGGACGAACAGAAACTTCGGAGTGCTGTAGCTTTTATTTCGGAAGCGCATAAAGGACAATTCCGCAAGAGCGGAATGCCTTATACGGAACATCCGTATGAAGTGGCGAAGATAATCGCCGAGATGAAACTCGATACATCTTCGGTGCTTGCGGGGCTTTTGCACGATGTCGTCGAAGACACTCAGCATTCTTTGGATGTAATTAAAACGCGATTTGGCGAAGATACCGCATTTATGGTCGATGCGGTGACGAAAATTTCTGCGGCGCAGAAACAGGGCAATAAAATTGAGCAAAAAGCGGAAACTTATCGCAAATTCATCAGTGCGATGGCGAAAGATCCGCGCGTCATTATGATTAAAATTGCAGACCGTTTGCACAATATGCGGACTTTGCAATATATGAAGCCCGAAAAGCGAAAAATCATTGCGCAAGAAACTCTTGATATTTATACCCCACTCACCCACCGTTTTGGACTTTACCAATTCAAATCCGAGCTCGAAGATTTAGCGTTTAAATATTTGAATCCGGTGGAATATAAGCGCATCGTCGATCATCTTCTTTCGACAAAAGAAGAACGCGAACGCTACATTAAATCGGTCGTGGGTCCGTTACAAATTAAAATGGCGCTTGAAGATTTCGATTGCACGATTCAAGGGCGCACGAAAAATATTTACAGCATTTACGGAAAGACTTTAAGCCGCGGCTGTTCTCTTGACGAAATTTTTGATATTTTCGCCATTCGCATTGTGGTTGAATCCATTTCGGAATGTTACCTTGCTCTCGGTTACGTGCACAATTTGTGGACGCCGCTCCAGGGACTTTTCAAAGATTACATTGCGACGCCGAAGCCGAATCTTTATCAAAGTATTCATACGACGGTGATAGGCCCCGAAAATAAAATGGTTGAAGTGCAAATCCGTACCAAAGATATGGATTTGACAGCGGAAAAAGGTTTTGCGGCGCATTGGGCGTATAAACTGGAAACGCAGCGCAGCGGCGAAGAGCTCGAATGGTTGGATCGTTTGGCAAAACTTCAAGCGGAAATTCCAGATTCGACGGAATACTTAAACTTCCTTCGCGTGGACTTAAAAAACGAAGGCATTACCGTCTTCACGCCGAAGGGCGATTCGATTGAACTTCCCGAAGGCAGTACGGTTTTGGATTTTGCCTTTGCCGTTCACACGAAACTCGGCCTTCACTGCGTCGGCGCACGCATTAACAACGACGTAATCAGCGCAACGAAAACGGTGCCGAGCGGAGCGACGATTCAAGTGCTTTCGAGTCACAATCAGAATCCGCTTCCCGAATGGTTGGAAATCGTCAAAACGGAAAAGGCGAAACAAGAATTGCGCCGTTGGATGCGCACGAGCATTGCGACCGAAGCGCAGACTTTGGGAAAAGAATTGTGGCAGCGCGAACTCCGTGTTTTCAAAATTCAAAAGCCCGAAGAACAACCGAAGCCCGAAGAAATTTGCGAATTTTTTAAAGTCAAATCGGTGGAAGAATTTTATGACCGTTTAGGTCTTGGCAACATGGAACTTTCGGAACTCGCGAAATTTATCCAGAAAATGCATCCGGAAAAATTCAGCGAAGCCGACCCCGAATCCCCTGTTAAAATTTTCGTCACCGACCAAGCTGACGAATCGCAGCTCCCCGTTGAAGTCGGAAATGAATCGAGTTTGCTCATTCATTTTGCCAGTTGCTGCTCCCCGATTCCGGGCGAACCGATTATGGGCGCGTTAATGCCGAAGCAAGGAATTGAAGTGCATCGCAAAGATTGCGAACATCTTTTGCAAATTCCAGAAAGCCGCCGCATTTCGATGGAATGGAATCGCGATTCGAAAAAAGAATTCTCGGTACATTTGAAAGTCGAAACCGATGACCGCAAAGGCATTACCGCAGAAATTCTCGATGAAATGAATAAAGCAAAAGTTTTCATTGAACGGATGAGCGTTGTCTCGGCGAAAAAATCTGGACGCATTCGTTTGGTTTTCCGCATTGCCCGCCGCGATTTGCTAGAACGTTTAATGGAATCTATCCGTTCTGTTTCCGGAGTTCGTGAGGTTACCCGCTTATGA
- a CDS encoding NADH-quinone oxidoreductase subunit A yields the protein MQLSEYFILIFFLVLGAGVAGGAILVGWLLGPKSKVTKNKLAPYECGMQSVGNARIQFKVGYYLFALLFLIFDIEALFLFPVLVSFKSIVGGETVLSPAIVAVDLIVFLAILVCGLAYAWKKGVLKWE from the coding sequence ATGCAACTTTCCGAATATTTTATACTCATTTTCTTTCTCGTTTTAGGCGCAGGCGTCGCCGGCGGAGCAATTCTCGTCGGCTGGCTTTTAGGCCCAAAATCCAAGGTGACGAAAAATAAACTCGCACCTTATGAATGCGGCATGCAATCCGTTGGCAATGCGCGGATTCAATTCAAAGTAGGCTATTACCTCTTTGCGCTTTTGTTCCTCATTTTTGATATCGAAGCGTTATTTCTCTTCCCCGTTCTCGTCAGTTTCAAATCGATTGTCGGCGGTGAAACCGTTCTTTCACCGGCAATTGTGGCGGTGGATTTAATTGTCTTTTTAGCAATTCTTGTATGCGGGCTCGCCTATGCGTGGAAAAAAGGAGTTCTCAAATGGGAATAA
- a CDS encoding NADH-quinone oxidoreductase subunit C, protein MKEAREKFKAENPDYKSTYRPVRVQKEAFPEVPYAPRKLQGLSQTELFHIAQEKCADISVYDQKDSSDEALNALEADTPLDIQVSKENYLSLAEFLKNDPRTKLDYLIDVTAVDWKEHFDVIAQLMSMELGHKVFLRVSLPKDETVPEDKRATSILATVPSITGLYPGANWKEREVYDLFGIAFEGHPDMRRIFLTEDFPGYPLRKDFTHPHMILREV, encoded by the coding sequence ATGAAGGAAGCCCGCGAAAAATTCAAAGCGGAAAATCCCGATTACAAATCGACTTATCGTCCTGTTCGCGTGCAAAAAGAAGCCTTCCCCGAAGTGCCGTATGCACCGCGGAAATTGCAAGGACTTTCGCAGACAGAACTTTTCCACATTGCGCAAGAAAAATGCGCAGACATTTCGGTTTACGATCAAAAAGATTCGTCTGATGAGGCATTAAATGCTCTCGAAGCGGACACTCCTTTGGACATTCAAGTTTCCAAGGAAAATTATTTGTCGCTCGCGGAATTTTTGAAGAATGATCCGCGGACAAAATTGGATTACTTAATCGATGTGACCGCAGTCGATTGGAAAGAGCATTTCGATGTGATTGCGCAGTTGATGAGCATGGAACTCGGACACAAAGTGTTTTTACGAGTTTCTCTTCCGAAAGATGAAACTGTGCCCGAAGATAAACGGGCGACGAGCATCCTCGCGACAGTGCCTTCGATTACAGGACTTTATCCGGGCGCAAATTGGAAAGAACGCGAAGTTTATGATCTCTTCGGCATCGCTTTCGAAGGGCATCCGGATATGCGCCGCATCTTCCTTACCGAAGACTTCCCCGGCTATCCGCTCCGCAAAGATTTTACGCACCCGCACATGATTTTGAGGGAGGTTTAA
- a CDS encoding NADH-quinone oxidoreductase subunit D: MNEFLNLPGFHEKYNDPNAEEFFVNMGPQHPSTHGALRLQLHLDGETIVEVVPHFGYIHRGIEKQAESQNYLQYIHLSDRQDYLTAIQNNLGVCLALEKGMHIGVPERGEYIRVMMAELGRIASHLVFYGCFGGDLGGQTPLIYGFKEREMIHDIFDQETGSRLTTNFFRPGGSRYDVTENFIPRVKKFLEVLKPAMEDYENLLSTNLIVLERTKGVGYLSKEDAIALGCSGPVARASGVNYDVRKNDPYSIYDSFDFKVPTATEGDCYARYQVRIAEIHESMKILEQCIARFPEGPYRSKEKPVRLPAGSYYAASETAKGLYATYVVATTGDKPYRIHTRGPSFANLAALNTMVKGLKVADLVAVMATLDPVIPEIDR; encoded by the coding sequence ATGAACGAATTTTTGAACCTGCCAGGTTTTCACGAAAAATATAACGACCCGAATGCGGAAGAATTTTTCGTCAACATGGGTCCGCAGCATCCGAGTACTCACGGTGCGCTTCGTCTGCAGCTTCATTTGGACGGTGAAACGATTGTCGAAGTCGTCCCCCACTTTGGCTACATTCATCGCGGCATCGAAAAGCAAGCGGAAAGTCAAAATTATTTGCAATACATTCACTTGTCGGATAGACAAGATTATTTGACTGCAATTCAAAATAATTTGGGCGTTTGTCTTGCCCTTGAAAAAGGCATGCACATCGGCGTGCCAGAACGCGGCGAATACATCCGCGTGATGATGGCAGAACTTGGGCGCATCGCTTCGCACTTGGTTTTTTACGGTTGCTTTGGCGGTGACTTGGGCGGTCAAACTCCGCTTATTTACGGATTCAAAGAACGCGAAATGATTCACGATATCTTTGATCAAGAAACCGGTTCGCGCTTGACGACGAATTTCTTCCGTCCGGGTGGATCGCGTTACGATGTGACGGAAAATTTCATTCCCCGTGTGAAGAAATTTTTGGAAGTTTTAAAGCCCGCGATGGAAGATTACGAAAATCTCCTTTCGACGAATTTAATCGTTTTGGAACGCACAAAAGGCGTCGGTTATCTTTCGAAAGAAGATGCGATTGCTCTCGGTTGTTCGGGTCCTGTGGCTCGCGCTTCGGGAGTCAATTACGATGTCCGCAAAAATGATCCGTATAGCATTTATGATTCGTTCGATTTCAAGGTGCCTACGGCGACGGAAGGCGATTGCTACGCCCGCTATCAAGTGCGCATCGCTGAAATTCATGAATCGATGAAAATTTTGGAACAGTGCATTGCGCGCTTCCCCGAAGGGCCTTACCGCAGTAAAGAAAAACCGGTGCGGCTTCCGGCGGGCAGTTATTACGCAGCAAGCGAAACGGCGAAAGGATTGTATGCGACATACGTCGTGGCGACGACGGGCGATAAACCGTATCGCATTCACACGCGTGGACCGAGCTTTGCAAATCTCGCCGCATTAAATACGATGGTCAAAGGACTGAAAGTCGCTGACCTGGTCGCTGTGATGGCGACTCTTGACCCCGTCATTCCTGAAATTGATAGGTAA
- a CDS encoding complex I subunit 1/NuoH family protein yields the protein MTPSIPNPIGDFIRANVPIPELAYLINVILCICAICAVAFGSAMVLVYMERKVCAHVQCRLGPMRLGFHGTIQIVADTIKLMLKEVYATKGVDKLLFFMAPMVLLTAPFMSLTMIPFGPNLQVAEVPVAVPLIIAVNGFGILGILLGGWASNNKYSLLGSLRSGAQMISYEISYCLILLFIVMLAGSASFRDITMSQQGTIIDWWIFKAPVIGVIAFIMFLISSTAELNRAPFDIAEAEQELTGGYHTEYNGMGFAMFYLAEYINLVTTSSLATVFFFGGFLPPCIGIAAVDHILNFVPGVIWFFVKVFVMIWVYMMIRWTLVRPRVDQLMSLEWKFLLPMNLILLVLGAVFISFGWIIQ from the coding sequence ATGACTCCATCTATTCCAAATCCGATTGGCGACTTTATTCGGGCAAATGTTCCCATTCCCGAACTCGCTTATTTAATCAATGTCATTCTCTGTATCTGCGCCATTTGCGCGGTTGCATTCGGGAGTGCGATGGTTCTTGTGTATATGGAACGCAAAGTCTGCGCGCATGTGCAATGTCGTTTAGGACCGATGCGTCTCGGTTTCCACGGAACAATTCAAATCGTCGCCGATACGATTAAGCTGATGCTTAAAGAAGTCTATGCGACGAAAGGCGTCGATAAACTTCTCTTCTTTATGGCGCCGATGGTGCTTTTAACGGCTCCGTTTATGAGCCTTACGATGATTCCTTTCGGACCGAATTTACAAGTTGCCGAAGTCCCTGTCGCAGTGCCGCTCATTATCGCAGTAAACGGTTTTGGAATTCTCGGCATTCTTCTCGGCGGTTGGGCTTCGAACAATAAGTATTCGCTTCTCGGGTCTTTGCGTTCGGGCGCACAAATGATTAGCTACGAAATTTCGTATTGTCTTATTCTTCTCTTTATTGTGATGCTCGCAGGCTCTGCAAGTTTCCGCGATATTACGATGAGTCAGCAAGGAACGATCATCGATTGGTGGATTTTTAAAGCGCCCGTGATCGGTGTTATCGCATTCATTATGTTCCTCATCAGTTCGACAGCTGAATTAAATCGTGCGCCGTTTGACATCGCCGAAGCAGAACAGGAATTAACCGGCGGTTATCATACCGAATATAACGGCATGGGATTTGCCATGTTCTATCTCGCGGAATACATTAACTTGGTCACGACTTCTTCGCTTGCGACGGTCTTCTTCTTTGGCGGATTTTTGCCGCCTTGCATCGGAATTGCCGCTGTCGATCACATTTTGAATTTTGTGCCCGGAGTCATTTGGTTCTTCGTCAAAGTCTTTGTGATGATTTGGGTTTATATGATGATTCGTTGGACGTTAGTGCGCCCGCGCGTGGATCAGTTGATGAGTTTGGAATGGAAATTTCTCTTGCCGATGAATTTGATTCTTCTCGTTCTCGGTGCTGTGTTTATTTCTTTCGGATGGATCATTCAATGA
- a CDS encoding NuoI/complex I 23 kDa subunit family protein — MDHSMKQYFKRIIQSFSFLKGFSVTVKYFFQPKRIVTEQYPENKATLKMYPRFRGRLEMVEDENGENRCTACGMCEKSCPNGSINVLPTKNIAGKKVLGKYIYRLDTCTQCGFCVETCPFGAIRMNQDFELADFDRSHFELKLNQKEGRA, encoded by the coding sequence ATGGATCATTCAATGAAGCAGTATTTTAAACGCATCATTCAATCGTTCAGCTTTTTGAAAGGCTTCTCGGTCACGGTGAAGTATTTCTTTCAGCCGAAACGAATTGTGACGGAACAATATCCGGAAAACAAAGCGACCTTGAAAATGTATCCGCGTTTCCGCGGGCGTTTGGAAATGGTCGAAGATGAAAATGGCGAAAATCGCTGCACCGCTTGCGGTATGTGCGAAAAGAGCTGCCCGAACGGAAGCATTAACGTGCTCCCGACGAAAAATATCGCAGGCAAAAAAGTGCTCGGCAAATACATTTACCGTTTGGACACTTGTACGCAATGCGGCTTCTGCGTAGAAACTTGTCCGTTTGGCGCAATCCGCATGAATCAAGATTTTGAACTGGCGGATTTTGACCGCAGCCATTTTGAATTGAAATTGAACCAAAAGGAGGGCCGCGCATGA
- a CDS encoding NADH-quinone oxidoreductase subunit J family protein gives MMSLISDALFSDLMFYVIALLMIVAAIITITAKNLLQSAVFLIISFIGTAMLYLMLHAEFIAMAQIMVYAGGVVIFVIFTVLLTSHLGESAFRIKLPRNFIAIALAGGLLFTLVRFLLKAQDIQTAVPASASDYATLPQLALRLLSADPAGFLIPFELVSFILLVTLICAITVARKIKGEE, from the coding sequence ATGATGAGTCTCATTTCGGACGCGCTCTTTTCGGATTTGATGTTTTATGTCATCGCTCTTTTGATGATCGTCGCAGCGATTATCACGATTACCGCAAAGAATCTTTTGCAGAGCGCAGTATTTCTCATTATTTCATTTATTGGCACCGCGATGCTTTACCTGATGCTTCACGCCGAATTTATTGCGATGGCGCAGATAATGGTTTATGCGGGCGGCGTTGTTATCTTTGTCATCTTTACTGTGCTTTTAACGAGTCACTTGGGCGAATCCGCTTTCCGCATTAAACTTCCGCGGAATTTTATCGCGATTGCGCTTGCGGGCGGTCTTCTCTTTACTCTCGTCCGCTTCCTTTTGAAAGCGCAGGATATTCAAACGGCTGTGCCCGCATCGGCTTCGGATTATGCGACTCTCCCGCAGCTTGCGCTTCGGCTTTTGTCTGCAGATCCCGCGGGATTTTTAATTCCATTTGAACTCGTCAGCTTTATTTTGTTAGTGACTCTCATCTGCGCTATTACCGTAGCGCGTAAAATCAAGGGGGAAGAATGA
- the nuoK gene encoding NADH-quinone oxidoreductase subunit NuoK: MTLEHCLILSFILFAIGTCGVLRQRHMVGMLISIEIMLNAANMNFISFAYFKALDATAGAIFSIFVIAITACEMAIALAIVVSMYRRHHSLDVNQLRDIHE, from the coding sequence ATGACCCTCGAACATTGCTTAATTCTTTCGTTTATTCTTTTCGCCATCGGAACTTGCGGCGTTTTACGTCAGCGTCACATGGTCGGGATGCTCATTTCCATTGAAATTATGCTGAACGCGGCGAATATGAATTTCATTTCGTTTGCGTATTTCAAAGCGCTCGATGCGACGGCGGGAGCCATTTTCAGCATTTTCGTCATCGCGATTACCGCTTGCGAAATGGCGATTGCCTTAGCGATTGTGGTCAGTATGTACCGCAGACATCACAGTTTGGACGTTAACCAGTTGAGGGATATCCATGAGTGA